The DNA sequence CGCGCGCAGGGCGTCCGCGGTGGCCGTGTCGAGGTCGCGGGCGACGATGCGGAAGCAGTTGCCGTCCAGCTCGCCGACGACGACCGGTGCGCCGCCGTGCCCGCGCTCGGACAGCCGCATGTAGTCGGTGCCGGCGTGCGCGCGGTTGAAGTCGGCCAGTTGCTCGGGGGAGGCCGCCCCGCGCAGGGACAGCGTCTGTTCGGTGACCCCGTCCTCGTCCTTCAGGCCGGCGGCGGCGACGGCCTCGCGCTCCACCCCCAGGTGGGCGGCGACCGCGGCGACCGCCTGGTGGGTGGTGTACCCGCGCTTGGTGAGCAGCAGGTACTGGTGGTCCGCGGCGCCTGCGGGGCCGGTGGCCGTCCCCAGGCACTCGCTCACCGCGAAGTCCTCGGGGACCGCTTTGAGTACGCAGACGGACATCGGGTTCCTTCCCAGGGGGTCGTGCGGTGCGGGCCCGGCACGGCCGGGCCCGCACCACGCTCTCGCTTCGGTCCGGGGCGAGCGCCCGTCGTCCGGCGTCCGGGGTCATTCGTTCCCCCGACGCGAGAACGCGTCTCGCGCAGGCCGGGCGGGGCCGCTGTCGGTGCAACACGTGAGTCCGCGTGCGGACTTCGTGGTGGGTGCTGCCTCAACGACTCCCGGCCGGAGACGGTCGGAGTGGTGCCGACTCTAGGCACGCCCCATCCCGTGCCGGGGGCGGGTGTTCCGAGCAGTGGAACACCGAACAACGTTCCAGGGCACGGCAGTTCAGGATGGGGGCGCGGCGCCGCCCGGCGCCGCGCGAGCAACCACCCAGGGAGGCCGTCCTGTCGATCGCACCCTCCACCCCCTCGGCCGCGTCCGCTTCGGACGATCTCCTGCGCACCCGGCTCGAAGCGTTCCTCACGGCCCGGTCGTTCGGCCTGGACGATCTGGTCGAGGAGACCGACCAGGGCCACGGCGAACCGGTGCTCGCGGTCGCCGCGGGCTCCGTCCTGGCGGGCTTCGGCACCCACAAGAGCGACCTCGACCTGCTGGTCCTGGTCGACCACGACCGCGTCACCCGGATGCCGATCACCTCGCACCGTTTCGGCACCCTCGTCGACGTCACCGTGCGCGCCGCCGTTCCGGCGAAGGCCGCGGCCGCGGAGCTGACGACCACCGACTGGCCCACGCCGGACCGGGTGGACAACGCGGGCTGGAACCACCACCGCCGTTCCCTGAACACCACCAGCCGGATGGCGCTCGGCCTGCCGCTCAAGGGCGGCGACGAGTGGCTCGCCTGGCAGCGCGGCCTGCGCGGACCGTGGCTCGGCCGGGTGCTGCACCGCTGGTGGGTGGCCGAGTCGGTGCGGATGCGCACCGCCGCCCGCTGGCTCGCGCCGGCCAACCCGGCCCTGGCGCTGCTGCGCGCCCGCGACGCCGTCCTGCACGCCCTGCACGCCCGCGCCACCGAGGCGGGACAGTGGTACTTCAACGCCAAGTGGCTGCCGGAGAAGCTGCGCGCCCTGGACGACGCCGACGGGCTGGCCAAGGTGACCGCGCTGCTGGCCGGCCGTGTCACCCTCGACACCGCGCTGTCCTGGGCCGACGACCTGCTCGGCCCGGTGGGCCGCTGGGAGGCGGCGGTGCACTGGGCGCCCGGCGTGTCCACCTGGCCGGTCGACACCGGCACCGTCGTCGACCGCTGGGGCATCCGCGCGGTGCAGACCCCGCTGTCCGGCCTGCCCGCCGCCCCGGGCGACGGCGCGGTGTGGACGGGGCCGGCCGACGCCCCGCCCCCGGAGGTCCGCGACCTGTTCGCCCACGACATGCTGTGGCTGGGCGTGGCCCCGGCCGTGAAGGAGGCCCCGTGAGTGCCGCGGCCCTGCCCGACGTGCGCCGGCTCATCGGCTACCGCGCCCACGGCGCGGCCCGCCTTGTCCTGGAGGGCCATGCCGCGCTGGAGGACGTCGAGGGCTCGCTGGCCGCCGGCCAGCCGGAGACGGCCGTGCTGATGGCGCACGACCTGATCCAGATCTCCCTGTCCATCAGGGGCCTGGCCACCGCCGGGGAGTTGAGCTGGCCGCAGGGCCAGGCCAGCTTCGACCCCTTCGCCGGGGTGGACCCCCAGGAGGTGGCCGAGGGCGACGCGCTGGCGGCGCGCGGCCTGGACCACGGCGACGAGGCCTGGCTGGAGGAGCTGCGCGCCCACCTGGCGGAGACCGAGAGCCGGCTGGGCTACCCCGAGCCCCTGCCGTACGTGCGCTCCGGTGCCGGGATGTTCAAGGCCGTCGGCCTGGTCCGCACCTGGGCCGCCCATCTGGAGAAGCTCGGCCTTCCGGGCGTCCTCCCCGGCGACTGGGCGCTGCCCGGTGACTGAGTCCGTCCATGACGTGCCGCTCGCCGTCGGCGGGACGAAGTCCTCCGCCGGCCGCGGCGACGGCCCCGCGCTGGACGTCGTCGGCGTCACGAAGTCCTACGGCGACGTCCACGCGCTGCGCGGGGTGGACCTGCGCATCCCACCGGGCCGGGTCACCGCGCTCCTCGGCGAGAACGGCGCGGGCAAGTCCACGTTGATGTCGCTGGTGGCGGGCCTGCAACGGCCCGACGCGGGCACCATCGCCATCACCGGGCACGACGTGGCCGACGCGCCCCGGGCGGCCCGGCGCGCCCTCGGCTTCGCCCCGCAGGACCTGGGCGTCTACCCCACTCTGACGGTCCGCCAGAACCTGATGTTCTGCGCGGAGCTGGCCGGCCTGCGCCGCGGCGCCGCCCGGGACCGTACGGCCGAGACCGCCGAGCCGCTCGCGCTGGCCGGGCTGCTGGACCGGCGGGCGGGCGAGCTGTCCGGCGGCCAGCAGCGCCGGCTGCACGTGGCCATGGCGCTGGTGCACCGGCCCGCCGTCCTGCTGCTGGACGAATCCACCGCCGGAGTGGACGTCCGCACCCGTACCGCCCTGCTCGACCTGGTGCGCGGGCTCGCCGCCGACGGAGTCGCCGTGTGCTACTCCACGCACTACCTGGCCGAGGTGGAGTCCCTCGACGCCCACGTCGCCGTCCTCGACGGGGGCCGGGTGATCGCCCACGACACCCTGTCGGCGCTGGTGGACCGGCACGCCCGCGGCGCGCTGGAGCTGACCTTCCACGGCCCCGTCCCCGAGGACCTGGACCTGCCCTGGCCCACCCGCCCCACCGGGGACGGCCTGCGGGTGCTGGCCGACCGGCCGCACGAGGCGGCGGCACGCCTGCTGGAACTGCTCGGCCCCACCTCCGCGCTGTCCGGGCTGCGCGTGGTCCGGCCCGACCTGGAGGCGGTCTTCCTCGAACTGACCGGCCGCCGCTACCGCGACGAGGGGAGCCCCGCCGATGCGTGAGTCCCTGCCGCGGTCGGTCCGGCGCGTCGCGGCGCTGGTCCGGCACGACCTGCGACTGCACCGCGCCGATCTGACCCCGCTGGTCACCATGACGGTGATGCCCCTGCTCATCATGGCCTTCGTGCGCCCGCTGTACCTGAGCAGCCTCAGCACCCGCTACGGCACCCCGCCCGACGGCGTCCCGTTCACCGGCGCGGAGCTCGCCGTGCCGGGCGTCGCGGTGATCTTCTCGTTCTTCCTGGCCGCCGACGTCGGCTACGGCGTCTTCCGCGAACACGGCTGGCGCACCTGGGACCGGCTGCGCACCGGTCCGGCCCGCCCCTTCGAGGTGCTGGCCGGACGGGCGGTCGTCCCGCTGCTGGTGCTGCTCGCCCAGCTGACGCTGCTGTTCTCCGTCGGCGGGCTGCTGTTCGGGCTGCGCGTGCGCGGCTCCTACGCGGCGATCGCCGCCGTCGGCGTGTGCCTGGCCCTGTGCCTGGTCGCCTTCGGGTTCGTCCTGGTCGCGCTCTGCCGCACGGTGATGCAGCTCAACGTCTTCTCCAACGTGGCCGCCCTGCTGTTCGCGGGCCTCGGCGGCACCCTGGCCCCGGTCGAGCAGCTGCCCGGCTGGGTGCAGGCCCTCGCCCACGTCACGCCCACCTACTGGGCCATGCGCGGCTTCACCGGAGCGGTGCTCGACGGGGACGGCCTCGGCGGGGCCGTCCTGCCCTGCCTGGTGCTCCTCGTGATCGCGGCCGTGCTCACCGTCGCCGGCCTGAACCGGTTCCGCTTCGAGGACCGCAAGGTCTCCTGGTCCTGACCGGCACACCGTCCACCCCACCGTCCGCACTCCTCCGAAGGGGCCCCGCATGCCCGCCCTCGTCGTCTTCGACTGCTTCGGCACCGTGGTCACCGAGCTGACGCCCATGCCCGAGGCGCCGGAGCTGGCCCGCAGGCTGGCGGCCGCCCTCGAACTGCCCGCGGCCACCGCGGCCGCCGTGATCGACGACCTGATCGGCACCCTGTGGACCGCGCTGACCGACCCGGCCGCCGAACAGCCCGCGTCCCGGGCGCTCCTCGCACGCGTCCTGGACGAGCACGGCGTCCCGGCGGACGCGGCGGCCGTGGACCGGACCCTGTGGCACGTCATGGGACCGGACGACGGCCGCTTCCGCCTGTGCGCCCCGGCCGCGGAGGCGATGGTCCGGACGGCCGCCGCCGGTCACACCGTCCGCATGGTCAGTACCTGCTATCTGCCCGGGGACCAGATGCGCCGGCTGCTGGCCGGACTCGGGGTGCCCGACGTCCTCGACGCCTGTCTGTTCTCCGCCGACGGCGGCCCCAAGAAACCCGACCCGCGGGCGTTCGCGGCCGTCGGCGCGGGGGACTTCACCCGGCGCGTCATGGTCGGCGACACCCCGCACAACGACATCGCGCCCGCACGGGAGCTGGGCTGGGACACCGTCCAAGTGGACGCGGCGGCACCGGACTTCACGCCGTTGCACGCCCTGCTCGGCATCTGAGCCGGTCCTCGCACCCACTCGATCGAATCAGCGTTCCAACCACAGAAACACCGCGTTTCCCCGCACCCGCACGACGGCACAGAATCGTCGTGCCCCCACCAGCCGAGGAGTTCATCCGTGGCGAAGATCCTGGTCGTCTGGCCGCCGCACGTGCCCAGCTACTTCAACGCGGGCCACCACACCCCGCTGTACATGACGGCGGGTCACCTGCGTGCCGAGGGGCACGAGGTGGAGACCTGCGACGCGAGCGCGGCGGGCCTGAACTGGAAGGCCATGGGCGACCTGCTCTACCAGGGCGCCTACGACGTGATCGCGATGATGAACGACTTCGACGCCGTCGACGGCTTCGAACGGTTCGTGCTCTACGCCCAGGAGCTGTGCCCCGGCGCCCGCCTGATCACCTTCGGCCGGCTCAGCAGCATGAACCCGGGCTTCTTCGCCCGCTACGCCCTCGACGCCGTGGTGCAGTCCGGCGACTACGAGACCGGCGTGGCCCACTACGCGCGTGCCCTGGCCGAGGGGCCGGTCACCACCGGCCTGCCCGGAGTCACCGTACGCGAGGGCGACCGCTGGCACCCGCCCACCGGCCCCGGGGACACGCTGCCCGCCGAGCAGTGGGTGCTGC is a window from the Streptomyces capillispiralis genome containing:
- a CDS encoding HAD family hydrolase produces the protein MPALVVFDCFGTVVTELTPMPEAPELARRLAAALELPAATAAAVIDDLIGTLWTALTDPAAEQPASRALLARVLDEHGVPADAAAVDRTLWHVMGPDDGRFRLCAPAAEAMVRTAAAGHTVRMVSTCYLPGDQMRRLLAGLGVPDVLDACLFSADGGPKKPDPRAFAAVGAGDFTRRVMVGDTPHNDIAPARELGWDTVQVDAAAPDFTPLHALLGI
- a CDS encoding ABC transporter ATP-binding protein, which codes for MTESVHDVPLAVGGTKSSAGRGDGPALDVVGVTKSYGDVHALRGVDLRIPPGRVTALLGENGAGKSTLMSLVAGLQRPDAGTIAITGHDVADAPRAARRALGFAPQDLGVYPTLTVRQNLMFCAELAGLRRGAARDRTAETAEPLALAGLLDRRAGELSGGQQRRLHVAMALVHRPAVLLLDESTAGVDVRTRTALLDLVRGLAADGVAVCYSTHYLAEVESLDAHVAVLDGGRVIAHDTLSALVDRHARGALELTFHGPVPEDLDLPWPTRPTGDGLRVLADRPHEAAARLLELLGPTSALSGLRVVRPDLEAVFLELTGRRYRDEGSPADA
- a CDS encoding ABC transporter permease, which produces MRESLPRSVRRVAALVRHDLRLHRADLTPLVTMTVMPLLIMAFVRPLYLSSLSTRYGTPPDGVPFTGAELAVPGVAVIFSFFLAADVGYGVFREHGWRTWDRLRTGPARPFEVLAGRAVVPLLVLLAQLTLLFSVGGLLFGLRVRGSYAAIAAVGVCLALCLVAFGFVLVALCRTVMQLNVFSNVAALLFAGLGGTLAPVEQLPGWVQALAHVTPTYWAMRGFTGAVLDGDGLGGAVLPCLVLLVIAAVLTVAGLNRFRFEDRKVSWS